The DNA window aaggaaggaaggaagggaggaggagggagggagggaggaagaaagaaagaaagaaagaaagaaagaaagaaagaaagaaagaaagaaagaaagaaagaaagaaagaaaggaaggaaggaaggaaggaaggaaggaaggaaggaaggaagaaagggagggagggagggaggaaggaagaaagaaaatttttttaaaaagaaaagaaaaaagacagcaCAAATCTCAGACTGCCTttattggagttcagaaaatcATGGTGATTCACCTTAAAACAGAGAGGGCCTGAAAAGAAATAGTTACCATGGAGGAGGGACCCAGGATCCCAGAAGCCATTTATGGGGAAGCCTGCCTGCCTGCAAGCAGCTTCTCTACCCCCTTCCCAACCATCCGAAAACacacgcgtgcgcacacacacacacacacacacacacacacacacacacacacacacacacacagaggcacgcACGCACCTGACCTAGCCCCACCTCTGACTCTCAGGCGCTGCCAAGTTTCTGTTGTCCTGCAACTTCTAACACTTCCCATAGAACCCATAGCTAACACAAAAGTGTCAGTGGTGGAGTCCAGGGACAGCAGAAGCAGATCAGTGCTGCAGATCTGGGGAAACAGCCAGTGGGATGGTTGAGGCCAAAAGGGTGGAAAGTGGACATGGTGGAGGGATGCTGGCAACAAAGGGAGAGGCAGCAATGCAGAGGCTGAAACCAAGGACTGTCCCCATCTCAGCCAAATCTGGAAGGATtatttggaggggaggagggtggagAGGGTGGTAGGAAGAAGGTCACAGTCACTGAGTTCTTCATGTCCAAGGCACTGGATGAAACAACAGCAGGTGGAAAGTTTGAAGTCTCCCTCCCATAAGCCAGTGAAAGCAAAATGGTATGTGGAAGGACAAAGACTCATCTCACATGCCTGTTGCTGGTGCAACAAGACCGGGGTAGGGGAGACACCACAGGCTTGTGACCCCCAccctgaaaaaaaccccacatgatAGGATCCAGTTCCTCTGGCCTGCAGAGGAAATGAGCAACAGGCTAGCCCATTTGTCTCCAGGGAAAGGAGATGAATGTTCTGCCCCATTCCATGCATCCATTGTGTTGCCAAGCAATAGGAGGGAGAAGTAGCGCTAAAGGTCTCTGCATCCCCCTCCAGGGGCCAGGGTTACCAAAGCACAGCCCCGTCCAGGTTTCCGTAGCCAGGCTCAGCCCTCAGTCTCCAGTAGGTGTTATTGGTGACCCACCACTCCTTTCCATTgccatctgtctgtctcctgcAGGGAGGAGaggtgagacatgggagacaatcAATGAAGCAGCCATGAGGTCCTGCCCCCTCCAACTTCCCTCCCCATTCTGAGGTTCTGAAAGGCTCTCTAGGGGTCCAGCTATCGTTGCTGGCTGGTCTAGGGTGGCTCAGAGGATCTGAACTAGAATTGAGGGAGGGAAAAGGCAGCAGGACACGAGAAGGGAGGAGGCCCCGgggagatgggggcggggggcTTCATCCGGCACCTGAAGAATCGAGCCTGGTGGGTGATGTtgttttcctccatcactttgCGGCGGTCTCGCTGAAGCTGTTCAATCCTCCGTTTTTGGGATTCGGCAGCCTGAATATTCCCCTCTTCTAGATACCTGGGTGACCAAAGTTCCATCAGTAACTGGTCTCCAGCCCAAGACCAAAGTAACCTTCCTCCTACTCATTCAATCTACCCTCAGCACTTCCTGCAGAGAAGTTCTGGCAAGTTCACTACCCAAGGGAAAGATCTTCTCTGAGCAGGTCTAAGTGACCCTCTGAGAAGTGCATGAGGGATCCTGCCCCGTTTGCCTTCTGTCTCACTGCAGGAAGCAGCAGGGGGCCCAAGCCAGGGAAGCGACTTTGGACAGGCAGTGCACTTGATCACCCAGATGCCCTCTAGAGGGAGAGCACAGTGCAGGGATGCCTGACCTCTGGTCTGGCCGAAGTCGGGTATCAGTGGAGGGCAGAGAGCGCTTCAGCTCAGCTGTCAACTCATTCAGCTCCAGGGCAAACTGCGTAAAGCCAAAGTTCCGCTCGTGGTCTTGAGGCATCAGGTCTGGGAGTGAGAGGGGGTTAAGTTGATTAGAGCTGGAGACAGGATGGCAGATGGAGCAAAGACCTCAACTGACATCTCTCTCCACTAGTCCCTCTGagccctcttcccctctccccataaTGCCCTTCCAGCTTTTTGGGAGTGGGTATCATCGAACAATGCCATAGCTGAAGAAAACTGGAGAAAAATCCATACCAGGAGAACAGGTGGTAGACTTCCTCCTTATCCTAACCCAAGTGGCCCTGACCCAGCAGGCATAAAAAAGAGCGGGGGGAGAGAGTCCTGCCTCCCGCCTTTCCCCTCTGCCCCACTACCCATGGCCGCTTCTCTTACTCGGTTTCCAGATGCACTGGCCACCAGGTGGGGGCCCTCGGAATAGCCCCTCGTGCCACTTGCCAAAGAGCCGGTGGATGACACGCCCACTTCTGCTGAACACAGCCCCCTGTACCTCATGGACGCTGGAGCTCCAATACTTGGCCTGGGATTGGGAGTgttaggaaagggaagaaggaggtggTCAGCCCAGTCACCACTCTTCCAACATGACCTTACAAAAGCTGGAGCAAGGCAAGCAAAGGCTTCCTACCTTACAGAAGGTGATCTTGCAGTGGCAGGAGCTGTCCTGGGTGTTTCTGATGAGCACCTCCCCATAATGTTCAATCCAGCGCTGGCCACTTAGGATGTTGTGGATACAGGATGTTACTTTGTTCCACTCAAAGTGGTCCCCAAACCTGGAGGAAACAGAGTTCGACTGCTGGGGTGGACTGATGGATAAGGTCACAGCCAACAGCCAGCCTCCTAGCCCAGCTGCAAGCAATGGCCAAAGCTACTGACACAGAAACTTCCATATGTCCAGGATTCATCAGTGTGGGTTCTCCTGTCAATCTCCCATCCACTGACCTGGAACATAGCCCTTCTGTGACTTAGTGAATAGTCCTCAACAGCTGCTATAGCTGCAAAATTCATACCCCTGTGGCCAATCAACTGATGAGAACCTCTGAACCTCAGCAGGCCTGTCCTTGGACAACAAACATACAGTTCATTTTTAGGCCTCAAATTGAAAACTTGCTGGAGCCTGTGTTCTACTGGCTCATCTTGGGAGAGCCCACTCGGGATGGAACACCAGTGCCATGCTTTCACATAATAGCTcacctttatttagctattttcTACAAGGCTCTTCTTTCCTTATAACATCCTTGGGAGGTAGTTATTGCAAGTAGTATGaaaccattttgcagatgaggaaaagggagcCCAGAGACCTTAAGAAACTGGCCCAAGGGGAAGGAGCTAATAAACTGGGTACCTGAAACCCAGAACTTCTAACAACCAGATCTAGAACTCTTACCACTGCACTGGATTTTTCAACTGGATTTCCATGTTCCATCAGTTTCCACCCCTCTTCCTACACTGGTTCCCAAGGGCCCTGCCCCTCTCCTCCATGCTCCTATGACACCCAGCCTGGGTGAAGACCCTTAGGCAGGGACTACTCACCGAGGAAGTCTGACATTCACAGTCCCCACGGGCACAATCTCCAGGGATTTTCCCCAGAACTTATTCTTCCACTTCATATCTAGATTAGGGAATATTGAAGAAAGGCAAGAAGGGCAAATGGAGAAAAATTCCTTCTGGAAGAGCTCCAACTGCACCATACAACCTtcattctcatttcattcttcccaGTTCTCATCCCATCCCTGTTCTGTCCCCATCTTTTTGCCCATTCACATGTCCTCCTACTCTCACCTTGCCAGAAGATGAAGTTATCTGACTCTGCATGACAAGCAGATATGGGTGGATGGTGGGAAACCTGGAGTAGAAGACAATGAGATTATTTCTGGGTTGCCCTTAAGGCTCTTCTTGCACCCCTTTTCCTTACCCACTCACATCACCTGATCTCtacttctttccctatttgactTCCCTTGTTTTATGACATGAGACATAAGAATACAGGCTTCGATTTATTTGAGAAACAACTTGGCATGATGGACAAAGGACTAGCCTTGGAaccaggaacacctgggttcaagacctgtgTATATAACAACTAGCTGTACAACTGCAGaccaaggcacttaacctcttagtgcccccagaaaattctctaagactacaagttacaGATGAGTTCTCAACATTGATGGAGTGAGTTTCCTaacaccaatgaaatcccaggtctctTTACCCACCTTCAATTATAtctatttacatacacacacacacacacacacaaacacagatacCAATGTATACTGAGGAAAGGAAATGCCCTTCATTactaatgaaatataaaatctggttcctccccacaaaaataaataaaataatgcagatgtgtctatatatatgtgcACAGTGTCCCAAAAAGTCTTAATACTAGTTTTAAATCTTTTGAGAAATTCTGTACATATGGATGGATGAGTGTATGTGTACATGCccgtacatgtgtgcatgtatgtgtgtgcgtgtacatgtgtatgtatgcatattatatacCTATCTATGTGCAGAATTTTCCTGGATTGCTCCAAATGCTCCACCTCTGGCACAGGTCCCCTCCCCACGCCGAGCCTCCCTCCCCACGCCCAACCCACACACCTGCTCACTAATGAATCGGAAGCCTCGGTCTGGACGCTCACACTCATAGGTTTCCCCCAGAACAGGGTTGAAAGGTTTGCATCCGGCCCGGTGATAGGTAGATGAATACGCAGAGACAGCAAAGGCTGCAATGTATAACTGGGAAGGGTGGCAGACAGGTTAGTCAGACTGGGGGCTCGGGGGTCGGGGCAGAGAAAGGGACTCCCTGCCTACTACCACTCATCCTCCCTTTGCCCACCTCCTCCCCAAACTGGGATGCCCAAGACTGACTGGGCAGGTCCTGAGTGAGACGAAGGCATGTTGGGAGAGTGGACACAGCCCTAGTCTCTAGGCTTTGTATCCTGGGGTATCCCTGAGCAAGTGTGAGACTTGGGGCAAAATCGCTGATGCCAACTCTGAGGCTCAGCTTCATCCTCTAGAAAAGGAGGGTGTTAGACTCGGAGAGTTAATTCAGCCGTTCTAGGATTCCTGGTGGGTGAGTAAACCGGGGGGCGGGGGCGAAAGCTGGTCCCCAGCGCTCGGGGGAGCGGCGGGGGAGGCGAAGCTCGTACCATGCGTTCGCAGGGGTCCGGCGTACGGCTCGCCTGGTCCAGTAAGTTGCTATATTCGAGCTCCTCACAGAGCCTCTGAAGCGTGTTGAGAGGCTCATTGAGCTGCACGGGCATTGATACCTTGGACAGGTCTTTGCCAATGTTGTTACGCAGGATATTCCACAGGCTCACGTCGGTCCCCGGGCCGCTGGCTGCTGGCAGGCAGCGCCGCCGAGGGGGATACCCGGCTCCCCCTGGAACACAGCCGCCTGGatccccccgccccacccccagcctcgtCAGCGCCACGCTCCACGCCCAGGATCCACGAGCGCTGCACCACGGTCGGCGCAATCTGACTGCCGCACTTAGCGCGGGATGAGGCGGGATGGGGAGGGCGGCACCTACTACGGGTATCATCCACCCCCGGCATTCTCTCCCGGGAGCAGTTCAGTCCCCCGGAGAATCTGCCCAGACTAGAGAGCACTACCCGGATCGTGGGCCCTGGAGCATACACTGCTCAGCCTTCCACCCCTCCGCCTCCGCCCCGGGTCCCCTCTGGCTTTGATCGTTCTTAGTCATTCCCTAAGGGCTCAGAGCTAGTATCTAGCTACTAGATGTGAAAGGCAAAAAGACCCGGAGGACACAGAGATTGAAACTACCCGTCATCTTTCCTAAAAAGAAGAGCCAGACT is part of the Dromiciops gliroides isolate mDroGli1 chromosome 4, mDroGli1.pri, whole genome shotgun sequence genome and encodes:
- the OSBPL7 gene encoding oxysterol-binding protein-related protein 7 isoform X4, giving the protein MSINKKAQRIDLDTEDNIYHLKIKSQELFQSWVARLCAHRMAQRPDMARCPKLPMSSTNRKATSARLASTDNVPALPGLGSRDKVSSWLKDSEGLDRCSHELSECQGKLQELHKLLQSLESLHRIPSAPVISTHQASVTTERPKKGKRTSRMWCTQSYAKDDTIGRVGRLHGSVPNLSRYLESREPSTPRGLPPTDYAHLQRNFWVLAQKVHGSLSNVLAALTAEWDRLQASHQGSEMQRLGVSEVAAGQRRPHTLSISSDTTADSFSSLNPEEQEALYMKGRELTPQLSQRSVLSLADSHTEFFDACEVFLSASSSENEGSEEESCTSEVTTSLSEEVLDIGSSEHCQKGGCVPGGAGYPPRRRCLPAASGPGTDVSLWNILRNNIGKDLSKVSMPVQLNEPLNTLQRLCEELEYSNLLDQASRTPDPCERMLYIAAFAVSAYSSTYHRAGCKPFNPVLGETYECERPDRGFRFISEQVSHHPPISACHAESDNFIFWQDMKWKNKFWGKSLEIVPVGTVNVRLPRFGDHFEWNKVTSCIHNILSGQRWIEHYGEVLIRNTQDSSCHCKITFCKAKYWSSSVHEVQGAVFSRSGRVIHRLFGKWHEGLFRGPPPGGQCIWKPNLMPQDHERNFGFTQFALELNELTAELKRSLPSTDTRLRPDQRYLEEGNIQAAESQKRRIEQLQRDRRKVMEENNITHQARFFRRQTDGNGKEWWVTNNTYWRLRAEPGYGNLDGAVLW